The region GTCTGGCAAGGCCGGCAGTACGAAGGGCTCAGCTGCGACTTTGTGGAACTGCTGCAGGCCTTTGGTGGGTCATGGATCAACCCCACCACCGGCGAACCGAATCTCGACAGCCCTGCGGCGAGGCAAACCGCGACCTGGATGAGCGATCTGATCAGCAATGGCTTCAGTCCCCGGGCCGTCACCAACTACGCCGAGTCGGAATCGCTGCAGGCCTTCAAGGCCGGTGACGCAGCACTGATGCGCAACTGGCCTTACGCCTGGTCGGAGTTGCAGAGAAACGACAGTGCTGTGAAGGGCCGGGTCGGCGTCACCACGATGGTGGCCTTGCCGGGGGAGACTCCCGCCGCCACCCTCGGGAGCTGGGGATTGAGCATGTTGCGGGAGACGCCCCATCCCTCAGCGACAGCTGAAGCGATCCGCTACCTCACCAGTCAGGACGCCCAACGGGAGCGCTTTCTGAACCAGGGCTACACCCCCACCGCACGAGCGCTCTTCCGTGATCCTGAATTGGTCCAACGGTCACCGGTCTTACCCGAGTTGGAGAAGGCCCTGGATCATGCGGTCCCACGCCCGATGTCTCCGCTCTATGCCCAGATGAGCGATGTGCTGCAGCGTCAGCTGAGCGGAATCTTCACAGGTGATCTTGATCCGGATGAAGGGATGGCTCAGGCCCAGGCCTCAACCATCACCCTGTTCCGATCCGCTGGGGGCAAGGCATGACCGTGCTGTTGCTGCTGCCGGCTTTGCTGCTGATGGGTCTGGTCTTCGTTTGGCCCATGCTCCGCTACGGCTGGCTGAGTTTCCACGCCGATTCCGTGTTGACCGGTCTGAATCCTGTGGCCAATGGCGGGGCAAATTGGATTCGCTTGCTGGACGACCAGCGCTTCTGGCAGGACGCGCTGCAGACAACACGCTTTGCCGGGGTGTCCGTTGGGCTTGAACTAGTCCTCGCCCTGGCAATCGCGCTGTTGCTGGATCAACGATGGCGGGGGCGGGGCGTGGTGCGGGCCCTGGCCCTGCTGCCCTGGGCACTCCCCACCACGATGATGGCCCTCGGGTGGCGTTGGATCTTCAATACGCCCTATGGCCCGTTGGAACGCCTCGCTGAGGTTGTGGGTCTGGGACCACTCAATCTCTTGTCCACACCGGCATCGACCTGGCTGGTGACTGTTGTGGCCGATGTCTGGAAGACAACGCCTTTCATTGCACTGCTGTTGCTGGCTGGATTGCAGACCATTCCCGAGGATCTCTACAGCGCCTTCCGTCTCGAGGGCGGACGGCCGCATCAGGCCTTGATGAGCATCACCCTGCCGTTGTTGATGCCCTACGTCTTGATTGCCCTGCTGTTCCGCGGTGCCCAGGCCTTCGGCGTTTTTGATCTGATTCAGGTTCTCACTGGAGGTGGGCCAGCCGGAAGCACCGAGAGCGTCGCGCTGTATGCCTTCCTCAATGCCATGCGCTTCCTCGATTTCGGCTACAGCTCCACAGTGATGCTGGCAGGGTTCCTGCTGCTCACGCTGGCGGTACTGGCCCTGGCGATGCTTCTGCGCCTGGGTGGGTTGATCAGGCCGGTGCAGTCATGAATCGCCGTTTCGTGCCCTGGATCAGCCTGCTGTTGCTGTGGTCGCTGCTGCCGATGCTCTGGCAGCTGATCAGCTCCTTGTCCACTGCAGAAGCTCTGGTGGATGGATCGATTCCGCTTTTGAAGCGTTGGACCTTGGTCCACTACCAAGAGCTGTGGGCAAGCGACCCTCCCTTCTTGCGCTACCTGCTCAACAGTGCCGTCGTCAGCGGACTCACCACGCTGATCACGCTTGTTCTGGCCATTCCAGCTGCCTATGGCCTGGCCAGAGTCCCCCAACAGCTGCGTCAGCTGCTGCGTTGGATCACCGCTGGAGCTGCTCTGTTCCCATACGTCCTGCTGTTTCTGGCATTGCTGGAGCTGGCCCGTCGCTTTGCACTTGGTAACAACCTCATCGCCTTGGCCGTGCCTTACGCAGGGTTGGCAATGCCCCTGGCCCTGCTGTTGCTCACCTCTGCCTTTGAAGGCTTACCCAGGGAATTGGAAGATGCCGCCCGTTTGGAGGGTCTGAGCCTGTGGCAGCGTCTCCGTTGGGTGCTGGTGCCCCTGCTGGCTCCAGCCACCGCCAGCACAGCCATCCTGGTGTTTCTTTTCGCCTGGAATGAATACCCCATCGCCTTGACCTGGCTCAGCCGAGATGACCTGCTGACCCTTCCGGTGGCGATGGCCCGGATTGCCGGATCATCGATTTATTCCATTCCCTACGGCGCCTATGCCGCCGCCACCGTGCTGGGGTCGATTCCTCTGTTGCTTCTGGTGCTGATCTGTCAGCGTCAGATCGTATCCGGGCTGACCAACGGAGCAATCAAAGGCTGATGTTGCATCTCAACGGGCTCGGCAAACGCTTCGGAGACCAGTGGATCCTGCGGGATCTCAACCTGCAGGTCCGTGAAGGTGAATGTGTCGCGCTGCTGGGTCCCAGCGGTTGTGGCAAAAGCACGGCCCTGCGATTGATCGCCGGGTTAGAGCGGCAGGACGAGGGATCGATTGAACTTGATGGTGCTCGCCTGGACACCATCCCAGCGGAACGCCGTCGCATCGCCATGGTGTTCCAGAGCTATGCGCTGTTTCCTCACCTGAGCGTTCGGGAGAACCTCACTCTAGGGCTGAAGATCCGTGGTGTTGCCCCCGCTCTACGCCAACAACGGATCAACTCGGTTCTGGACACGGTGCGACTGAGTGAGATGGCCGATCGACGTCCCCAGCAGCTCTCCGGGGGCCAGCGTCAACGGGTTGCACTGGCCAGAGCACTACTTCGTGATCCACGCGTTTACCTGCTGGATGAACCGATGAGCAACCTGGATGCACAGTTGCGCGATGAGCTGCGTCCGGAACTACGCCAACTGATCCTGCAGGGATCGCAACCTGTGGTGTACGTCACCCACGACCAGCAGGAGGCGATGGCTCTGGCCAACCGCATCGCGGTCCTCAAGGGGGGACGCATCGAACAGATCGGAACCCCTGAAGAGCTCTACAAAACTCCGGCCAGCTGCTTTGTCGCCAGCTTCATCGGCCGTCCCCAGATCAATCTGCTGAACATTGATCAACAGCTCACGATCGGCATTCGACCGGAAGACCTTCGCTTCGATGTCGAGGGGATGCCCTGCCGTTTGATCAGCCGTGAATGGCAAGGCGCGAGCCAATTGTTGTTGCTGGACAGCCCGCGTGGTGCGTTGCGAATGCTTTGTTCTGGTGATGCCGCCCTGGGCGAGTCCTTATCAGTGAGCTGGCCGACCCGTGCTGAGCATCGCTTTGATGCCAGCAGTGGACGTCGGCTGGCTGGATGACTCCCGAACGAACTCCGATCCTCTTCTGCGGCCTGAGATCCCTCGGGCAGGCCTGCCTGAAACGACTGTTGGAATTCGATCATCCTCTCGTCTGCATCGATCAGCAGCCCCCCAATGGCAATCAGCTGAGCTTCGAACTGCTCTGAAAGAGGGGGTGATTCTCGGTGACATGCGTCTCCCCTCCACCTTGAAAGCCGCAGGCGTTCAACGGGCCCGGAGCGTGCTGATCCTCAGCTCAGACAACACCATCAATCTGGAAACGGCGCTGCAAGTTCGGCTTCTTAATCACAACGCCACCGTTGTCGTTCGCTCCAGCAGCCAGCAAGGGGATCTGAACCGTCTGCTGGAACGACGCTTCACCAATCTGATCACCGTGGATCCCCAGTTGCTCACTGCTGGTGCGATCGCACAGACAATGCGCAAGGACGCTCACCCGGCGACGTTCCGTGTGGATGGCGTCAGGATTCGTCTGGGCCGCAGCACCAGTCTTGGTGTCCAACGCCCCTTACAGCTCGAGGCTGGAGATCTGCCAACAACGGTCAATCCGATGATGGTTCAGGTCGATGACAGCATTCGACGGAGGCATCGGCAGCAACTGAACAGCCGCTGGATCCGACTGGTCGATGCCGTCGCATCAAGCCTGCGCGACCGCTGGGCGCAGATCATCACGAGAGTCTTCCATCCGACCCTGCTGGAGATCACGCTGGCCCTGGCCGATCTGCTGATCCTGCTTGGACTGATGGTCTACGGGCAGAGCTACGGCACCCGCAGCTGCTATTCGCCACCTTCGGCCTGCTGAAGGGTGAATTCGTGGATCCGGTGAATGTGCTGATCGAAGCGAGCGATGGCGATGTGCGCTCACTGCCGGTCAGCACGTTGGTGCTGACGCTGATCTATGCCCTGTTCGGCACGCTGCTGACCTCGGCGGTGATGGCCTTCATGACCGAACAACTTCTGAGCAACCGCCTTGGATTGCGTCGTCGACGGCCCCCTCGTCGGAACAGTTCCATGGTGTTGGTGATGGACGGCAAGCACCTCGGCAACCGTGTGGCCGAACGCCTGCAAGGCGACAACCTGTCGATCGTTCGAGTTCACCAGTCCGACCATGGCGAGGGCGTTTCCCTCGAAACTGCCCTGCGCTGGAGACGGCGCACACCACTGCAGGGGGGCGCTCTTCTCTCCAGAGACCTGATGGCCAATCTGCGACTGGTCCTGGAACTGCAGGAGCAACATCCGCAGGCACGTCTCGTGATCGCCACCAAGCATCTGCCGGGTGCCGATGCTCTCGGCGACCTTCTCGGGGGGATCACCGTCATCGAGTCGGTTGGCATTGCCGCTGATGCCCTGGTGGCAACGGCCTTTGGCGAAGAAGTGAGGGAAATCCGCCGGGTGGATGGCAGCAATCTGATGCTGGTGCGCTATCCGATCGGTGCCAAAGATATTTTGCATGACCTCAGCGTCTCCAGACTGCAGTGTGGATACGGAGTGACCGTGCTGGCTGTTCGACGCTCGGGGGCAGCCTCCTGGCAGCTGCTTCCCAAGCTGGAGTGGCCCTTGAACAAAGGAGAAGAAGCACTGGTTCTGGCCGATATAAAGGGACTTCGTCGGGTCGAGCAGGGGGCAGCGATCTGCCCCCGCTGGCGCGTTCGCTTCCGGGTGATTGAGCACAGCGTGCAGGCCTTCGACACGCAACAGTGCCTGGCGCGCCACTTGAACATGCCTCCCGGTCAGTTCAAGGGTCTGATTAATGGCGAGCAGCATCTCACTCCACCGATGGATCATGACCTGGCCAAGCAGTTGATGCAGGCCCTGCGCCGCATCGCTGTCGAGTCGACACTCGAGGAGTCGGCAACGGCTGGATAACCGAGGCTTAACCCCACGGGATTCAGCAAACCGCATCATTAGGGCACATTTCTCAACTCCGATGGGGTCCCGTTTCGCGCTCCGTTCGTTCCTTGTGATTGCAGGGTGCAGCGCTTTGATTGGGTTAGCTGCCAGCTCCTCAGAGGGTGCTAACACCATCCGCATCAGTGGATCCAGCACCGTATTCCCGATCACCAAGGCCGCGACTCAGGGATATCGAACAACAGGTCAGGGCAAATCTGTTGACTTTGACATCAAGGAAACAGGATCAACGGCAGGGTTTCGAGAATTCTGTAATGGCAACATTCCACTGGCCAACGCATCGCGACCGATCTCCGGCAAAGAGCTGAAACGTTGCGCGGAGAACGGCATCAATTTCATTGAACTTCCCATCGCCTTTGATGCCATCACCGTGGTGGTCAACCCAGGCAATGACTGGTCACGATCAATGACCGTCAACGAACTCTCCAGGCTTTGGAACAAGAGTGCCCAAGGAACCATCAACCGCTGGAATCAGGTGAATCTTGATTATCCAGATCAGCCCATCAAATTATGTGGGCCTGGCAATGACTCAGGCACTTATGATGTTTTCAACAAAACTGTTAATGGTGCTAAAACAAACTCAAGGACGGATTACTTAGCCAGAGAAGACGATAACGAATTGGTGAAGTGCGTTGCCGATAACCGGCAAGCTCTGGCCTATTTTGGCTATGCCTACTATAAAAACAACACAGACAAACTAAAGGCAGTCAAAATTGTCAACCCAAAAGACAACGCCGTCATGCCCTCTGTCAAGAGTGTGCAAAATGAAAAATATCGCCCTCTTTCCCGCCCACTCTTTCTCTACATCAATGATCAGTCGCTGAGAAACAACAAACCCTTCAGGCAATTCATCAGCTATTACCTGCGCAACATCAGCTCTCTTGTAACCACGAGCAACTACATCCCGTTGCCGGACGCCACATATCGACTCGTCGATTCAAAAAAATACCGCCACATCCTGGGCACCAGTTTTGGGGGCAATCTGCCAGTTGGCCTCACCATCGGTCAGGCCATTGACCGCAGCTTTGATCAGCACAAAACTGAATATCACCGCTGAGGCAAATAACGTCTGAGATGATTGCCGTGGTGGGCCGCCGCGGCACGAATCCGTTCAATCTGATCAGAATCCGCCGGAGTATCCATAGCCTCTCGCCATTGCTTCAGCAGCGTCTGCTCATCCGGCAGCGCATCGAGAGAGCTGCAGGGAACTCCCGCCATGGCAGCCGCGGCTTCAACCTTCGGGTCATAACTCAGGGCCGCCATCGGACAGAGCGCGAGTCGGGCCAGGATCAATGCATGGAGTCGCATCGGAATAACCAGGCGTGCTTTGCGGACTGAGGCAAAGACCGTTTCGAGAGACGATGGAATCACCGTTGTAGAACGTGAATGCAGGCCTGGCGGGACCGCCCCTTGATCGGTGAGCCAGTCGAGCAACGCGCCGTCCTGATGGCGATGAAACGCCAACCATCGGACCGGGGCATCAAGGTCCTCCGCCAGCCGACTCAGAGCATTCAGCAACAGAGACCACCCCTGCATTCCAAGCAGTGGCGAAGGGCGCCAGCACACCACAATCGATTGGCCTCCAGACCAGGGCTTTCGGGGCAATCCCCAGACCGGGTCAGGGGCGAGCTGCATAGGCATCCGAGGAGCCCAACGGCTGGCACGATCCATGGACGCCTGATCCCGCCAGCTGGCACTGCGGCAAACCGGGAGAACCAGGCGCACCAACCTGCGGCTGAGCGGACGTTGCAGCGG is a window of Synechococcus sp. A15-24 DNA encoding:
- a CDS encoding ABC transporter substrate-binding protein, with protein sequence MVFRRSLIALGLGFVLLMGVAWGRQQQVQSVTILMPAPYADATAALVDRFNDDHRGRIHLSISRGPLETESISDLAISSLLLGSPPFDALLVDVTWLPKYVAAGWLEPLDPWFDQADEDDLVAGARLGNWVDGALYRWPLGADVGLLYWRTDLMPSPPTTPDELTAVVSKLQEEGRASQGFVWQGRQYEGLSCDFVELLQAFGGSWINPTTGEPNLDSPAARQTATWMSDLISNGFSPRAVTNYAESESLQAFKAGDAALMRNWPYAWSELQRNDSAVKGRVGVTTMVALPGETPAATLGSWGLSMLRETPHPSATAEAIRYLTSQDAQRERFLNQGYTPTARALFRDPELVQRSPVLPELEKALDHAVPRPMSPLYAQMSDVLQRQLSGIFTGDLDPDEGMAQAQASTITLFRSAGGKA
- the csaB gene encoding polysaccharide pyruvyl transferase CsaB, encoding MAARSVPAYLLCGYYGENNLGDDALLAVLLRELPSPSRQLVTAHDADALAALAPDAEAVDRRSLRSVLRSIGRVDAVVFGGGSLLQDSTSFRSLIYYLLIIAMARLRGRPVLLWGQGLGPLQRPLSRRLVRLVLPVCRSASWRDQASMDRASRWAPRMPMQLAPDPVWGLPRKPWSGGQSIVVCWRPSPLLGMQGWSLLLNALSRLAEDLDAPVRWLAFHRHQDGALLDWLTDQGAVPPGLHSRSTTVIPSSLETVFASVRKARLVIPMRLHALILARLALCPMAALSYDPKVEAAAAMAGVPCSSLDALPDEQTLLKQWREAMDTPADSDQIERIRAAAAHHGNHLRRYLPQR
- a CDS encoding sugar ABC transporter permease, translating into MTVLLLLPALLLMGLVFVWPMLRYGWLSFHADSVLTGLNPVANGGANWIRLLDDQRFWQDALQTTRFAGVSVGLELVLALAIALLLDQRWRGRGVVRALALLPWALPTTMMALGWRWIFNTPYGPLERLAEVVGLGPLNLLSTPASTWLVTVVADVWKTTPFIALLLLAGLQTIPEDLYSAFRLEGGRPHQALMSITLPLLMPYVLIALLFRGAQAFGVFDLIQVLTGGGPAGSTESVALYAFLNAMRFLDFGYSSTVMLAGFLLLTLAVLALAMLLRLGGLIRPVQS
- a CDS encoding NAD-binding protein; this translates as MILGDMRLPSTLKAAGVQRARSVLILSSDNTINLETALQVRLLNHNATVVVRSSSQQGDLNRLLERRFTNLITVDPQLLTAGAIAQTMRKDAHPATFRVDGVRIRLGRSTSLGVQRPLQLEAGDLPTTVNPMMVQVDDSIRRRHRQQLNSRWIRLVDAVASSLRDRWAQIITRVFHPTLLEITLALADLLILLGLMVYGQSYGTRSCYSPPSAC
- a CDS encoding PstS family phosphate ABC transporter substrate-binding protein, which encodes MGSRFALRSFLVIAGCSALIGLAASSSEGANTIRISGSSTVFPITKAATQGYRTTGQGKSVDFDIKETGSTAGFREFCNGNIPLANASRPISGKELKRCAENGINFIELPIAFDAITVVVNPGNDWSRSMTVNELSRLWNKSAQGTINRWNQVNLDYPDQPIKLCGPGNDSGTYDVFNKTVNGAKTNSRTDYLAREDDNELVKCVADNRQALAYFGYAYYKNNTDKLKAVKIVNPKDNAVMPSVKSVQNEKYRPLSRPLFLYINDQSLRNNKPFRQFISYYLRNISSLVTTSNYIPLPDATYRLVDSKKYRHILGTSFGGNLPVGLTIGQAIDRSFDQHKTEYHR
- a CDS encoding ABC transporter ATP-binding protein; translation: MLHLNGLGKRFGDQWILRDLNLQVREGECVALLGPSGCGKSTALRLIAGLERQDEGSIELDGARLDTIPAERRRIAMVFQSYALFPHLSVRENLTLGLKIRGVAPALRQQRINSVLDTVRLSEMADRRPQQLSGGQRQRVALARALLRDPRVYLLDEPMSNLDAQLRDELRPELRQLILQGSQPVVYVTHDQQEAMALANRIAVLKGGRIEQIGTPEELYKTPASCFVASFIGRPQINLLNIDQQLTIGIRPEDLRFDVEGMPCRLISREWQGASQLLLLDSPRGALRMLCSGDAALGESLSVSWPTRAEHRFDASSGRRLAG
- a CDS encoding carbohydrate ABC transporter permease; this encodes MNRRFVPWISLLLLWSLLPMLWQLISSLSTAEALVDGSIPLLKRWTLVHYQELWASDPPFLRYLLNSAVVSGLTTLITLVLAIPAAYGLARVPQQLRQLLRWITAGAALFPYVLLFLALLELARRFALGNNLIALAVPYAGLAMPLALLLLTSAFEGLPRELEDAARLEGLSLWQRLRWVLVPLLAPATASTAILVFLFAWNEYPIALTWLSRDDLLTLPVAMARIAGSSIYSIPYGAYAAATVLGSIPLLLLVLICQRQIVSGLTNGAIKG